The Thioalkalivibrio thiocyanodenitrificans ARhD 1 genome window below encodes:
- a CDS encoding YceD family protein — MFDRLPDWVDPARLASQAREIKGFLPLAEMPRLSAVLAGSQGRATAWFVFTRAAGQPDRLTGHVEAVLRVRCQRCLEPMDLPVSPALDARLVSEGTEAAAIPDHEDAVWVEARGLSLHTLVEDELLLSLPVVALHGEGSACAEAALREFGQADVARAQREDDSNPFAVLQTLKEEGDKDR; from the coding sequence ATGTTCGACAGGCTGCCCGACTGGGTCGACCCCGCGCGGCTGGCGTCTCAGGCCAGGGAGATCAAGGGTTTTCTGCCCCTGGCGGAAATGCCGCGCCTCTCGGCGGTCCTTGCGGGTTCGCAAGGGCGAGCCACGGCCTGGTTTGTGTTTACCCGCGCGGCAGGCCAGCCGGACCGTCTGACGGGGCACGTGGAGGCGGTTCTGCGGGTCCGGTGCCAGCGCTGCCTGGAGCCCATGGACCTGCCGGTGAGCCCTGCGCTCGACGCGCGACTGGTATCCGAAGGTACGGAAGCGGCGGCCATACCCGACCATGAAGACGCGGTGTGGGTGGAAGCGCGGGGCCTGAGTCTGCACACGTTGGTCGAGGACGAACTGCTGCTGTCCCTGCCCGTGGTGGCATTGCACGGGGAAGGAAGCGCCTGTGCCGAGGCAGCCCTGCGGGAGTTCGGGCAGGCGGATGTGGCCCGGGCGCAGCGCGAGGACGACAGCAATCCCTTTGCCGTCCTGCAAACACTCAAGGAGGAGGGGGACAAGGATCGTTGA
- the rpmF gene encoding 50S ribosomal protein L32 — MAVQQGRTTPSKRGMRRSHDALKTSALSIEPTTGEVHRRHHISPDGFYRGRQVIKAKEQQDEE, encoded by the coding sequence ATGGCTGTACAGCAAGGCCGCACCACCCCGTCGAAGCGGGGCATGCGCCGTTCACACGACGCCCTCAAGACTTCCGCCCTGTCCATCGAGCCCACGACGGGAGAAGTCCATCGCCGGCATCACATCAGCCCGGATGGCTTCTACCGCGGACGCCAGGTGATCAAGGCCAAGGAGCAGCAGGACGAGGAATAA